One window of Brevibacillus choshinensis genomic DNA carries:
- a CDS encoding Stp1/IreP family PP2C-type Ser/Thr phosphatase, whose protein sequence is MEIAMKSHVGHVRSVNEDYYACEADVNGRALAVLADGMGGHEAGEIASRLAVERIVKELRHIDGELEGEDVREQLMNAVLLANKEVYEYALEHPECSGMGTTTIAALFRPSAVMTAHIGDSRLYKFGADGLVMKTEDHSLVNELVKSGQITPEEAAVHPHRNVIMRSLGTEPDVLIDLDQFDWEPGDVVLICSDGLSDKVPPSVMEEWLQKKTSLQEKVDGLVQEALAAGGQDNITLVAVRNMPDSSEKEG, encoded by the coding sequence ATGGAAATTGCAATGAAATCCCATGTGGGCCACGTCCGTTCCGTGAATGAAGACTACTATGCCTGTGAGGCAGATGTGAACGGACGCGCCCTCGCTGTTTTGGCTGACGGCATGGGCGGGCATGAGGCAGGAGAAATTGCCAGCCGCCTCGCTGTTGAGCGAATAGTAAAAGAACTGCGTCACATCGATGGTGAGCTGGAAGGGGAGGACGTACGTGAACAGCTGATGAATGCGGTCCTCCTCGCCAACAAGGAAGTGTACGAGTACGCTTTGGAACACCCGGAATGCAGTGGGATGGGGACGACAACGATCGCTGCCTTGTTTAGGCCGAGTGCTGTTATGACGGCGCACATTGGAGATAGCCGTCTGTACAAATTCGGGGCTGATGGTCTAGTGATGAAGACGGAAGACCATTCCTTGGTGAACGAGCTGGTCAAAAGCGGGCAAATTACGCCCGAAGAAGCGGCTGTGCATCCGCATCGCAATGTCATCATGCGTTCATTGGGGACGGAACCGGATGTACTCATCGACCTGGACCAGTTTGATTGGGAACCGGGCGATGTCGTTTTGATCTGTTCCGATGGGTTGAGTGATAAAGTTCCTCCTTCTGTTATGGAAGAGTGGCTACAGAAAAAGACATCTCTGCAGGAGAAGGTAGACGGCCTGGTGCAAGAGGCACTGGCCGCTGGTGGGCAGGACAATATTACGCTGGTTGCTGTCCGTAACATGCCCGACTCCAGTGAGAAAGAGGGGTGA